Sequence from the uncultured Draconibacterium sp. genome:
TCGACAAAATAAAACTGATCGGCTACGGATTCCAGATTGAAATGAAATTTACAGCGTACAAATTTGGATTTAACATCACGGAAGTTTCCATTGTATTTACCGACCGCCAGGAAGGAACCTCGAAAATGAGCGGTGGTATTTTTAACGAAGCACTTTGGGGCGTTTTAAAAATGAAGTTAAACAGCTTCGTGCGAAAATACGAGAGAAAAAATTAAGGATTAACGATGAATGATTAAAGAATAATTGAGGCTGCCGGGTGCAGCCTTTTTTTTTGAAAGTCCCCATCTTTTTATGTGTATTGCCGTTTGAGTTTCGTCCGGGAGAACCATCTGGCTTCGATCTGCTTTCTTCGCCGGACGATTTCACTTTGGTCATTTCATCCCGGCGCTACGCACCGGGTTATTCACATTCGACGCTTCCAGCGTCATAAAAACGTGCAATTGCGACATTGCAGGTCAATAAACTCGTCTTAACTTTGTAATTCAGCTCAATATCCCGAAGGGATAGTGTGCGCCTTGTAATCCGGCCATTTTTATGAAATGCTGTTAACAGGCTTTACTTTCATTCCTGTTGGTGATTCCCGGGAATCATGATTGTTTTGTTTCTTAAATTCTAATTCAGTTGTAACAAATTCGGGGTGGCTGGTCTAAGCAAGTAGAAAGTCAAAAAATGAAGACCAAAGAAATACAGTTTGAAGAACTTTTTAAGGAGAACAAAGACCGGGTTTTCCGTATCTGCTGTTCTTACGTGCGTGACAGCCATAACCGCGACGATTTGTTTCAGGAAATATTCACCAACATTTGGAAAAACCTTGGGTCGTTCAGAAATGAAAGCCATGTAAACACCTGGATCTACAGGATATCGATAAATACGGCCATAAATTATTGCCGTCTGCAGAGTACCAACGATAAACGCTGCCAGGAAATAAAACAGGATATTCTTTCGGACGATGATGTTAATCTGGCCCGAAAAACGGTTCTTGAGAAAGAACTAAAAAGAATGTTTGAAGCAATTAACCTGCTTCCTGTTACAGAAAAGTCAATAATCAGTTTGGTTCTTGAGGGATTGGACCACGCAAGAATCGCTGAAATAGTTGGCATATCAGAAGTAAACGTCCGGGTAAAATTTCACCGGATTAAAAAGAAATTAAAACAAATGATGGAGGAACAGAAACATGAACTTTGAATCGCTATCTGAAAAATATAAAGAACTTAGATCTCCGGCAGAAACAACAGATGGGTTTTTAGAAAATGGGAACAAGGACGCTTCATTTCTGAATATTCTGCAAAATCAGGAAGCAGAAGCAAAAAGAAGATACCGACGCATGTATATTTTATATGCCGTTGGCGCTGTCGGATATTTCGGTACATTTATATTAAACACTGACCCGGATCTGACATTGAGAAACCGTATTGCAGGCACTTGTTTTGTATTGGCATTTGCTATTCTTGCTGTGCTTTCGCGGAAACGCTATAGTGAAATAAACCGTACCAGTTTTCTCGATTCTCAAAAACAGTTTCTAAAAAACGCTCAAAAGAGTTATTCTTTCTGGAACAAACAACAAATTT
This genomic interval carries:
- a CDS encoding RNA polymerase sigma factor, with amino-acid sequence MKTKEIQFEELFKENKDRVFRICCSYVRDSHNRDDLFQEIFTNIWKNLGSFRNESHVNTWIYRISINTAINYCRLQSTNDKRCQEIKQDILSDDDVNLARKTVLEKELKRMFEAINLLPVTEKSIISLVLEGLDHARIAEIVGISEVNVRVKFHRIKKKLKQMMEEQKHEL